One Oryza brachyantha chromosome 3, ObraRS2, whole genome shotgun sequence DNA segment encodes these proteins:
- the LOC102700221 gene encoding sulfoquinovosyl transferase SQD2-like, translating to MGQAGQAETAQPLLLQGDEADGEWSSRPHRIALFVEPSPFAYISGYKNRFQNFIKHLREMGDEVLVVTTHKGAPEEFHGAKVIGSWSFPCPLYQNVPLSLALSPRIFSAVAKFKPDIIHATSPGIMVFGARFIAKMFSVPMVMSYHTHLPAYIPRYNLNWLLGPTWSLIRCLHRSADLTLVPSVAIAEDFETAKVVSASRVRLWNKGVDSESFHPKFRRHEMRIKLSAGEPEKPLIIHVGRFGREKNLDFLKRVMERLPGVRIAFVGDGPYRTELERMFTGMPAVFTGMLQGEELSQAYASGDLFAMPSESETLGQVVLESMASGVPVVAARAGGIPDIIPKDKEGKTSFLFTPGDLDECVRKIEQLLSSKDLIESIGRAAREEMEKCDWRAASKKIRNEHYSTATIYWRKKMGRTN from the exons ATGGGGCAGGCGGGCCAGGCGGAGACAGCgcagccgctgctgctgcagggAGACGAAGCAGACGGCGAGTGGAGCTCCAGGCCGCACCGCATTGCTCTCTTCGTCGAGCCGTCGCCCTTCGC TTACATCTCTGGCTACAAGAATCGCTTTCAGAACTTCATCAAGCATCTGCGAGAGATGGGCGACGAG GTATTGGTCGTGACCACGCATAAGGGAGCCCCCGAGGAGTTCCATGGAGCTAAAGTTATTGGTTCTTGGAG TTTTCCGTGTCCATTGTACCAAAATGTTCCACTGTCACTGGCACTGAGCCCTAGGATATTTTCCGCGGTGGCTAAATTTAAGCCAGACATAATACATGCCACTTCACCCGGAATTATG GTTTTTGGTGCTCGTTTTATTGCAAAGATGTTTTCAGTGCCAATGGTGATGTCATACCACACACATCTTCCAGC GTATATACCGAGATACAATTTAAATTGGTTACTTGGACCCACGTGGAGTCTTATAA gaTGTCTTCACAGGTCTGCGGATCTTACACTAGTCCCTTCAGTAGCCATTGCCGAGGATTTTGAAACTGCTAAAGTGGTATcag CCAGTAGGGTTCGACTTTGGAATAAGGGGGTTGATTCCGAAAGTTTTCACCCGAAATTTCGGAGACATGAAATGCGCATTAAATTGAG TGCCGGTGAACCAGAAAAACCACTCATAATACATGTCGGCCGTTTTGGGCGTGAGAagaatttggattttttgaaAAG GGTTATGGAAAGGCTCCCGGGAGTAAGAATTGCTTTTGTTGGTGACGGACCATACAG GACTGAGCTGGAAAGAATGTTCACTGGCATGCCTGCAGTATTCACTGGAATGCTCCAAGGTGAGGAGCTCTCGCAAGCATATGCCAGTGGTGATTTATTTGCAATGCCGTCAGAATCTGAGACACTTGGGCAAGTAGTGCTGGAGTCCATGGCTTCTGGAGTCCCAGTTGTTGCTGCTCGTGCTGGAGGTATACCAGATATAATACCCAAGGACAAGGAGGGTAAGACCAGTTTCTTGTTTACACCAGGGGATCTTGACGAGTGTGTGAGAAAGATCGAACAGCTCCTTTCATCAAAGGATCTCATAGAATCCATTGGAAGAGCTGCCAGGGAGGAGATGGAGAAGTGTGACTGGAGAGCAGCCTCGAAGAAAATACGCAATGAGCACTACAGTACTGCAACCATTTactggaggaagaagatgggcAGAACTAACTAG